From one Pagrus major chromosome 21, Pma_NU_1.0 genomic stretch:
- the LOC141016415 gene encoding GTPase IMAP family member 6-like, whose translation MTGSYNPPGHVASRDLNILLVGPRRTGKSSSGNTLLGRWPVFETRGGGASTIASAITAGWHMSVVDAKGWGLSEEFVPEVEKSELLRAVSLFGLGGPHAVLLVVPLDFTEAEGRAVERRMKILTPAVWRHTMVVFTCGDRIRRSGRSVEEHIQSGGPALHWLMEMCCYRYHVFDNKAEGEQEQVRELLSKVENMLQENRGWHFSLHMYQRLEKECSHREQELRAQTEAETKINTEQEQRLETEEEELRDSPRKEQDKKEECVERKMNRREDKEQREFLELKRLSREEDGWALRVEESGRRTLKGKVE comes from the exons ATGACGGGAAGCTACAACCCACCAGGACATGTTG CCTCACGGGATCTTAATATTTTGCTGGTCGGCCCCAGGCGAACTGGCAAGAGCTCGAGTGGTAACACCCTGCTGGGCCGGTGGCCGGTTTTTGAAACCAGAGGAGGCGGGGCCAGCACCATTGCCAGCGCCATCACTGCTGGATGGCACATGAGCGTGGTGGATGCAAAGGGTTGGGGTTTATCTGAGGAGTTTGTCCCTGAAGTGGAGAAAAGTGAACTGCTGAGAGCGGTGTCTCTTTTTGGACTCGGAGGACCTCACGCTGTTCTGTTAGTGGTCCCGCTGGACTTCACTGAGGCTGAGGGGAGagcggtggagaggaggatgaagatctTAACCCCTGCAGTCTGGAGACACACCATGGTGGTTTTCACATGTGGAGACCGGATAAGGCGAAGTGGGCGCAGCGTGGAGGAGCACATCCAATCAGGAGGCCCCGCCTTGCATTGGCTGATGGAGATGTGTTGCTATCGATACCATGTGTTCGATAACAAGGCG GAAGGTGAGCAGGAGCAGGTGAGAGAGCTGCTGAGCAAAGTGGAGAACATGTTGCAGGAGAACAGAGGATGGCACTTCTCCCTTCACATGTACCAGAGGCTGGAGAAGGAGTGCAGCCACAGAGAGCAGGAGCTGAGAGCTCAGACGGAGGCAGAGACAAAGATAAACAcggagcaggagcagaggttagagacagaagaagaagagctgcgAGACAGCCCGAGGAAAGAGCAAGACAAGAAAGAGGAGTGTGTTGAAAGGAAGATGAATAGAAGGGAAGATAAAGAGCAGAGAGAGTTTTTAGAACTGAAGAggctgagcagagaggaggacgggTGGGCTctgagggtggaggagagcgGGAGGAGAACACTAAAGGGAAAAGTGGAATGA